A single Saccharolobus shibatae B12 DNA region contains:
- a CDS encoding GH116 family glycosyl hydrolase, with product MVVFTSDEKLISLPLGGIGAGKVEISNKGKLVNLTIANNWTKPIREMPGFHIFVKPNNREPFFLQSELIFLELNKLSTRLRYEGLYPFVRIKGSKDGIDAEVEAFSPIIPSDLLNSSLPAVGFTVKINVEGLIVISISNICGMSKIGRYNEKIEKGIIMKNSKANEYDPFNGDITLISDSPKIIVPQYNFHSNRGLEKTLNLHRLIENEEPWKQLILDKIPNSDSKESTGYYYLPTGLIGAEGREVTFVFAWYFNKPWAYYPYKHYYSNYFSNSTEVAKYFLDNFDKLKHKTKEWQENLIDPSLPEWLKDAIINSTYIFSTSTWLDEKGRFGIYEAPEIGPMLSTIGGVCYETGSLPTVLMFPQLERSTLDLFMKAMREDGYIPHDLGLHSLDTSSDGTTAPPKWKDTNPTFILMAYRYYLRTKDTDFLSRIYPYLITAMEWMVKQDFNEDGLPEVEGSCDTGYDCVPMEGISSYVASLYIASLMALVEIGKILGDQNAVNRYSSLLTKGKKSLPFDGKKFVAWTGKPDHHNAVFMAQIFGEWWVYLLNLDHISDINKVETALDEIYRVNGSASNFCTPNMAREDGGEVNIDSQLTSSWPRLVFSVSALAYAYGKREWLNIAKKEWDNLVRKGLPWNQPSLIHAEDGEPDDPFLDHYIGSAALWSFTYKYALSKLIDNDKI from the coding sequence ATGGTAGTTTTCACATCAGATGAAAAACTCATTAGCCTACCGCTAGGAGGAATAGGCGCTGGAAAAGTAGAGATTAGCAATAAGGGAAAATTAGTTAATTTAACAATAGCTAATAATTGGACAAAACCCATAAGGGAAATGCCTGGATTCCATATCTTCGTCAAACCCAATAATAGAGAACCTTTCTTTCTCCAGAGTGAACTAATATTCTTGGAACTCAATAAGCTCTCTACGCGACTTAGATATGAGGGACTTTATCCCTTCGTCAGAATAAAGGGGTCAAAAGACGGGATAGATGCAGAAGTAGAAGCATTCTCTCCAATTATACCATCAGACTTATTAAACTCCTCACTTCCAGCAGTTGGATTTACAGTAAAAATAAACGTTGAAGGTCTAATAGTAATCTCGATATCAAACATATGTGGAATGAGTAAAATAGGAAGATATAACGAGAAGATTGAAAAAGGAATAATAATGAAAAACTCTAAGGCTAACGAATATGATCCCTTTAACGGGGACATAACATTAATTTCTGACTCTCCAAAAATAATAGTACCACAATACAATTTTCACTCTAATAGAGGATTGGAGAAAACACTCAATTTACATAGGTTGATAGAAAATGAGGAACCTTGGAAGCAATTGATACTTGATAAGATACCAAATTCAGACAGTAAAGAGTCTACGGGTTACTATTATTTGCCTACAGGGTTAATAGGTGCAGAAGGAAGGGAAGTAACTTTCGTATTTGCGTGGTATTTTAATAAACCTTGGGCTTACTATCCTTACAAGCATTATTACTCTAACTATTTTTCAAATTCTACTGAGGTAGCCAAATATTTTTTGGATAATTTTGATAAATTAAAACATAAGACTAAAGAATGGCAGGAAAACCTAATAGATCCGTCATTACCAGAATGGCTAAAAGACGCAATAATTAACAGTACTTACATATTCTCAACTAGCACGTGGTTAGACGAAAAGGGAAGATTCGGAATCTATGAAGCTCCAGAAATAGGACCGATGTTAAGTACAATAGGTGGAGTATGTTATGAAACGGGATCCTTACCAACAGTCTTAATGTTTCCACAATTGGAAAGGTCTACTTTAGACCTCTTCATGAAAGCTATGAGAGAAGACGGCTACATTCCTCATGACTTAGGATTACACTCATTAGATACTTCATCTGATGGAACTACGGCACCACCTAAATGGAAGGATACAAATCCCACTTTTATCCTTATGGCCTATCGGTATTATTTAAGGACTAAGGACACTGATTTTCTATCTAGAATTTACCCGTACCTAATAACGGCAATGGAATGGATGGTAAAGCAGGACTTTAATGAAGACGGCCTACCGGAAGTAGAGGGCTCATGTGACACAGGCTATGATTGTGTACCCATGGAGGGGATTTCAAGTTATGTAGCGTCGCTATATATAGCCTCATTGATGGCACTAGTGGAAATCGGGAAAATATTAGGAGATCAAAATGCAGTTAATCGATACTCCTCACTGTTAACTAAGGGAAAGAAGTCCCTACCGTTTGACGGTAAGAAATTCGTAGCTTGGACCGGAAAACCAGACCACCATAATGCTGTTTTCATGGCACAGATTTTCGGAGAATGGTGGGTTTATTTGCTCAATTTAGATCATATATCAGATATTAATAAAGTTGAAACTGCTCTCGATGAAATATACAGAGTTAACGGTAGTGCTTCAAATTTTTGTACACCGAATATGGCTAGAGAAGATGGTGGAGAGGTAAATATAGATTCCCAGTTAACCTCATCATGGCCCAGACTAGTTTTTAGCGTTTCCGCATTAGCATATGCGTACGGAAAAAGGGAATGGCTAAACATAGCTAAAAAGGAATGGGATAATTTAGTAAGGAAAGGACTTCCATGGAATCAACCATCTTTAATACATGCAGAGGACGGAGAACCAGATGACCCGTTCTTAGATCATTATATTGGTAGTGCCGCCCTATGGAGTTTCACATACAAATATGCTTTATCTAAGTTAATTGATAATGACAAAATATGA
- a CDS encoding AAA family ATPase, producing the protein MLFDPKPKEDPKDLFDREKEMERLKFGIDYPMTLLLGIRRSGKSSLVKVLTKKERGIWIYLDLRKFESSTFISFKDLILELEKVINVSVPERLRKLFAGVRGVSIAGVNLRFKWGGEGKVEFSQILEKLSEISEKEGKRIVIIFDESQELRKLKGYNLLYPLAYAYDNLKIRFVFTGSEIGMVYDFLKLDNPKSPLYGRAYTEVTANPFSKEIATEFLRKGFEELDIKVEDRSLEDAVDTLGGLPGWLTYYGFTYIQERDHKRALKKTIETAVNLIREEFNNFLKGREEAKERYKTIMTVCTKGCRWGEAKNAIEAKEGTRIDDKRFTELLNNLVKASFLVKEGEVYKPADVMISVAFSS; encoded by the coding sequence CTGTTATTCGATCCAAAACCTAAGGAAGACCCTAAGGATCTCTTTGACAGAGAAAAAGAGATGGAAAGACTTAAGTTCGGAATCGATTACCCAATGACTCTCCTTCTGGGTATAAGGAGGAGTGGAAAGTCCTCATTAGTCAAAGTCTTAACAAAGAAGGAAAGAGGTATTTGGATATACCTTGATCTAAGGAAGTTTGAATCATCGACTTTCATAAGCTTTAAAGATTTGATATTAGAATTAGAGAAGGTCATAAATGTTTCAGTTCCGGAAAGGTTAAGGAAGCTCTTTGCTGGAGTAAGAGGAGTTAGTATTGCTGGAGTAAATTTAAGGTTTAAATGGGGTGGAGAGGGAAAAGTTGAGTTTTCTCAGATTCTTGAAAAGCTTTCTGAGATTTCAGAGAAGGAAGGGAAAAGAATTGTAATTATCTTCGATGAGTCCCAAGAGTTGAGAAAGCTCAAGGGGTATAATCTCCTTTACCCACTGGCTTATGCTTATGATAATCTAAAGATCAGATTCGTATTCACGGGTAGTGAAATAGGAATGGTTTATGATTTCCTTAAGCTGGATAACCCTAAGTCCCCTCTCTATGGTAGGGCTTATACTGAAGTAACAGCTAACCCTTTTAGTAAAGAAATAGCAACGGAATTTTTAAGGAAGGGTTTTGAAGAGTTAGATATAAAAGTTGAGGATAGAAGTTTAGAGGATGCTGTAGATACACTAGGAGGACTTCCAGGCTGGCTTACTTATTATGGGTTTACCTATATCCAGGAGAGGGACCACAAGAGAGCATTGAAGAAGACAATAGAGACTGCAGTTAATTTGATAAGGGAAGAATTCAATAATTTCTTAAAAGGGAGAGAAGAGGCTAAGGAAAGATATAAGACAATAATGACTGTTTGTACAAAAGGTTGTAGATGGGGTGAAGCTAAAAACGCGATAGAAGCTAAGGAAGGGACGAGAATCGATGATAAGAGATTCACGGAATTGTTGAATAACTTAGTGAAAGCTTCTTTCCTAGTGAAAGAAGGAGAGGTATATAAACCTGCAGACGTTATGATAAGCGTAGCCTTTAGTTCGTGA
- a CDS encoding PaaI family thioesterase, with the protein MLSVSEVNEMLKQEEIFNFIGINFEKLERGYARLKFNFNEKLTRIGGILHGGIIFSAVDYAGSYAVRTLENVKDGVTVELKINFLKPMRDGPFIVEAKIISEGKRLIVVDISAYDGNGNLCAKALGTWAVYRDTSSGTQLSS; encoded by the coding sequence ATGTTATCGGTAAGCGAAGTAAATGAGATGCTTAAACAAGAGGAAATTTTCAATTTTATAGGAATCAATTTTGAGAAACTTGAAAGAGGTTACGCAAGGCTAAAATTCAATTTCAACGAAAAGTTGACTAGAATAGGTGGGATTTTACACGGTGGAATAATATTCTCAGCAGTTGACTATGCAGGTAGCTACGCCGTGAGAACTTTGGAAAACGTGAAGGATGGAGTCACAGTGGAACTCAAAATAAACTTTTTGAAGCCAATGAGGGATGGTCCATTTATAGTAGAAGCTAAAATAATAAGTGAGGGAAAAAGGCTAATAGTAGTTGATATATCAGCATATGATGGTAACGGTAATTTATGCGCAAAGGCTCTAGGAACGTGGGCCGTGTATAGGGATACTAGCTCTGGAACTCAATTATCCTCTTAG
- a CDS encoding HpcH/HpaI aldolase/citrate lyase family protein → MIRRSQLYVPAISEKMIRKSVELKADSIVFDLEDAVPPEDKERARELLIKLVKELDWGKRELCVRVNSLQLLDSYKDIIGISRDDKITCIVIPKAENDLSFLHKATGKYLIPLIETAKGLVKIEDIVRSEGVVAVSYGAADLSLSLGGDYNFYEKNEYVKTLIVSVARAYDVDAIDKVYFDLKNLDGFRRECEEAKKLGYVGKQVIHPSQIDIANEVFSPSKEEIEWAKRVIEAYEKGKREGKGAIRLDDKLVDYVHYKIAKRIIEFQS, encoded by the coding sequence ATGATAAGGAGATCCCAGTTATACGTTCCCGCAATTTCCGAAAAGATGATAAGGAAATCGGTTGAACTGAAAGCTGACTCAATAGTTTTCGATCTTGAAGATGCTGTACCTCCAGAAGATAAGGAAAGAGCAAGGGAATTGCTAATTAAACTTGTGAAGGAATTGGATTGGGGTAAGAGGGAGTTATGCGTTAGAGTTAACTCTTTACAGCTACTTGACTCCTATAAGGATATTATAGGAATTTCGAGGGACGATAAAATCACGTGTATTGTTATACCTAAGGCTGAAAACGACCTCTCATTTCTCCACAAGGCAACTGGGAAATACTTGATACCGTTAATAGAGACTGCAAAGGGTTTAGTTAAGATTGAGGATATAGTTAGGTCTGAAGGTGTTGTCGCTGTAAGTTATGGTGCTGCTGACCTTTCCTTATCCCTTGGTGGAGACTATAATTTCTATGAAAAGAACGAGTACGTGAAGACTTTAATTGTTAGTGTAGCTAGGGCTTACGATGTTGACGCCATAGATAAAGTTTACTTCGATTTGAAGAACCTAGATGGATTTAGAAGAGAATGTGAGGAAGCAAAGAAGTTGGGATACGTGGGAAAGCAAGTTATTCATCCTTCTCAGATTGACATTGCCAATGAGGTATTTTCCCCAAGCAAGGAGGAAATCGAGTGGGCTAAAAGGGTTATAGAAGCCTATGAGAAGGGAAAAAGGGAAGGTAAGGGGGCCATAAGGTTAGATGATAAATTAGTTGATTACGTGCATTATAAGATTGCTAAGAGGATAATTGAGTTCCAGAGCTAG
- a CDS encoding GntR family transcriptional regulator — protein MSLSQIAYERILEYIITGKYKPGSTLKEEELASLLKISRTPIREALVRLEKEGVIVKNGKSFTVIPLTESDILQLYEVRINLESLAAKLAAIRASQDEINKLINVLNEIKESANADPLTLANLNGNLHRTIAEASHNKYIADILDSIRLKLKIVRVTLFTSFQRRDDEFREHESIVIAIKNRSPDLAYDMMRMHEEKVLEYVKQNILPVLFR, from the coding sequence ATGTCATTATCACAAATAGCTTACGAGAGAATTCTGGAATACATTATTACTGGCAAATATAAGCCCGGTAGCACTCTGAAAGAAGAGGAGCTTGCGTCATTACTTAAGATTAGTAGAACCCCAATTAGGGAAGCCTTAGTTAGGTTAGAAAAGGAGGGAGTGATAGTAAAAAATGGTAAATCATTCACCGTAATACCGTTAACTGAAAGTGATATTCTTCAACTCTACGAGGTTAGAATTAACTTGGAGTCTTTAGCAGCTAAACTAGCAGCAATAAGAGCTAGCCAAGATGAGATTAACAAGCTCATAAACGTTTTAAACGAGATAAAAGAGTCAGCAAATGCTGATCCGTTAACCTTAGCCAACTTAAACGGTAACTTACATAGAACAATCGCCGAGGCGTCGCACAACAAATACATTGCGGATATTTTGGATAGTATTAGATTGAAACTAAAAATCGTTAGGGTAACCTTGTTTACCAGCTTCCAGAGAAGGGATGATGAGTTTAGGGAACACGAGAGTATAGTAATAGCAATAAAGAATCGCAGTCCAGATTTGGCTTATGATATGATGAGAATGCATGAGGAGAAAGTTTTAGAATATGTGAAGCAAAACATTCTACCAGTGTTGTTTAGATAA
- a CDS encoding mandelate racemase/muconate lactonizing enzyme family protein translates to MKVKPFSLSIPFNTDPPSDWKDTWDVQLYVKVEDEEDYGWGETLVAGSGIINSYLSIINDIVIPVLSKVELSEPTDVRTILEKILFSAGNCGVVSGAISAVEMALWGLKARKSNVELTRLIGGKVRDSVKVYASFPRFSKIDDVIIATRKSIERGFDLVKLHQSPSSVIETVKAIRENYKEVKVAIDLNSPFDNLDKAKEFVNKVHKYEIEWVEEPLWPPNDYDLLSKLTEFSPISIAAGENEYSLYGFKKLIESGITYLQPDIAKIGGVSKFLEILDLTSKHKVKVLPHDRPDASPLSLIYTLNLGLVRSQIEMVEYTIADFPNDLFYSLPKFKDGYVYPSENPEVIEENIEKYSYKNRLRILHFSDLESKLTRK, encoded by the coding sequence ATGAAGGTAAAACCCTTTTCTTTATCTATACCCTTTAATACTGATCCTCCCTCTGATTGGAAGGATACGTGGGATGTGCAACTCTACGTTAAAGTGGAAGATGAAGAAGATTACGGTTGGGGAGAAACATTAGTAGCAGGGAGCGGAATTATAAACTCTTACCTTTCCATTATAAATGATATAGTAATACCAGTTTTGTCTAAAGTAGAATTAAGCGAACCAACAGACGTTAGGACTATTTTAGAGAAGATTCTTTTTAGTGCTGGAAATTGCGGAGTGGTTTCCGGGGCCATAAGCGCTGTGGAAATGGCATTATGGGGTTTAAAAGCTAGGAAAAGTAATGTAGAATTGACTAGACTAATTGGCGGTAAAGTTAGAGATTCAGTAAAAGTATACGCTAGCTTTCCCAGATTTAGTAAAATTGATGATGTTATTATTGCCACTAGAAAATCTATAGAGAGAGGTTTTGATTTAGTTAAACTTCATCAATCTCCTTCAAGTGTTATAGAAACGGTTAAAGCTATAAGAGAGAATTACAAGGAAGTTAAAGTAGCAATTGACCTTAATTCCCCTTTTGATAATCTAGATAAGGCTAAGGAGTTCGTGAACAAGGTTCATAAATACGAGATTGAATGGGTAGAGGAACCATTATGGCCTCCTAATGATTACGATTTACTTTCCAAGCTTACTGAATTTTCTCCCATATCTATTGCTGCTGGAGAAAATGAGTACTCCTTATACGGTTTTAAGAAATTGATTGAAAGTGGTATAACGTATCTACAACCAGATATTGCTAAGATTGGAGGGGTAAGTAAATTTCTAGAAATATTAGATTTGACATCAAAACATAAGGTGAAAGTATTGCCTCACGATAGGCCTGACGCTTCTCCACTGTCCTTGATATACACGTTAAATCTCGGACTAGTAAGGAGCCAAATAGAAATGGTGGAGTATACAATTGCGGACTTTCCCAACGACCTATTTTACTCCTTGCCAAAATTCAAAGATGGCTATGTATATCCCTCAGAGAACCCTGAAGTTATAGAGGAAAATATAGAAAAATATAGTTATAAAAATAGGCTCAGAATATTACATTTCAGTGATCTAGAAAGTAAACTAACAAGGAAATAA
- a CDS encoding UxaA family hydrolase: protein MEKKPVIKGYIRENGSVGVRNYVALIPVDDLSNSAAIGVSKLIRGTVAIPHPYGRLQFGKDLDLLFHVLSGTGANPNVAGAIVIGIEENWANKVANKIAETGKPVEVFPIEGNGDLRVIEKASRKAKEMVQEASEKQRTEVDLSSLVISIKCGESDTTSGLASNPATGYAVDKLIDYGATVLFGETSELTGAEDIVASRIPDPALREKFMKIYKEYVDFIESQGVDLLGSQPTEGNIKGGLSTIEEKALGNIQKLGTKPITCVLDYLDLLEKSSSRLCFVNTSSAAAEAVTLFAAKGSVLHLFTTGQGNVVGHPIIPVVKISANPKTVAIMSEHIDVDVSDLLQLKVSLREAGERIFNYTIRVANGRLTSAEVLQHDEFSPIKLYISA, encoded by the coding sequence ATGGAGAAAAAGCCAGTAATAAAGGGTTACATTAGGGAAAACGGTAGCGTTGGAGTTAGAAATTACGTAGCGCTAATACCGGTAGATGACCTATCTAATTCCGCTGCAATAGGAGTATCGAAACTAATTAGGGGTACTGTTGCAATTCCTCACCCATATGGTAGGTTACAATTTGGTAAAGATTTGGATTTACTCTTCCACGTTCTATCTGGGACTGGTGCAAACCCAAACGTAGCTGGAGCAATAGTTATTGGGATTGAGGAGAACTGGGCAAATAAGGTAGCTAATAAAATAGCTGAGACTGGAAAACCAGTCGAGGTCTTTCCTATTGAGGGAAATGGTGATTTGAGAGTAATTGAAAAGGCGAGTAGAAAGGCAAAGGAGATGGTTCAAGAGGCCAGTGAGAAACAGAGGACAGAAGTTGACCTATCCTCTTTAGTTATTAGTATTAAGTGTGGGGAGAGCGATACTACATCTGGTTTGGCATCAAATCCAGCAACTGGGTATGCTGTTGACAAACTGATTGATTACGGTGCAACAGTATTATTCGGAGAAACGTCAGAGTTAACCGGTGCTGAAGACATAGTTGCTAGTAGGATACCGGATCCAGCGCTAAGAGAGAAGTTCATGAAGATTTATAAGGAATATGTGGATTTCATTGAAAGTCAAGGAGTTGATTTATTGGGTTCTCAACCAACTGAGGGGAACATTAAGGGAGGACTGTCGACAATAGAGGAGAAGGCTTTAGGAAATATACAAAAGTTGGGTACTAAACCTATAACTTGCGTGTTAGATTATTTAGACCTACTAGAGAAGAGTTCGTCTAGACTATGTTTCGTTAATACGTCATCTGCTGCAGCAGAGGCAGTTACATTGTTTGCCGCCAAGGGTTCTGTACTTCACTTGTTCACGACTGGTCAAGGGAATGTTGTTGGGCATCCAATAATTCCCGTTGTTAAGATTTCAGCAAATCCAAAGACCGTTGCAATAATGAGTGAGCATATTGACGTTGACGTTTCTGACTTACTTCAACTAAAGGTTAGTTTAAGGGAAGCTGGAGAGAGGATATTCAACTATACGATTAGGGTTGCAAATGGTAGGTTAACTTCAGCTGAGGTATTGCAACACGATGAGTTCTCACCAATAAAGCTTTACATAAGTGCTTGA
- a CDS encoding UxaA family hydrolase, with protein sequence MPHFLIHNKNDNVGVAITDIKAGEEVEGAYIEDMAKGPKIKAINDIPLGHKIALNNLKQGDTVIKYGRPIGSAIKEIKIGEHVHVHNIRSNRWGKWRKSQ encoded by the coding sequence ATGCCACATTTCCTTATTCATAACAAAAACGACAACGTTGGAGTTGCCATAACTGACATTAAAGCTGGGGAAGAGGTGGAAGGAGCATACATTGAGGACATGGCAAAAGGACCTAAGATTAAAGCAATTAACGACATACCCTTAGGACACAAGATAGCCTTAAATAATCTTAAGCAAGGTGATACAGTGATAAAGTACGGTAGGCCAATAGGATCTGCTATAAAGGAGATTAAGATTGGAGAACACGTACACGTACATAATATAAGATCTAACAGGTGGGGAAAATGGAGAAAAAGCCAGTAA
- a CDS encoding LOG family protein — MIISIAAHSEEPNSELAEKARKFVRSIKACNPTLLLGGYWGLMKVVVDEALKENMKTVLILPIEREDVTIPRDVISIKSGCEFRCRSVILVRSGDILVSLGGGVGTEIEIMIAYAMGKPIFALSNTGLSTDQFAKAFPEYIDDRKVIKIRYFEDSEEMAKEICKSEMKSAKTTFG; from the coding sequence ATGATCATTTCCATAGCAGCCCATAGTGAAGAACCGAATTCCGAGCTAGCCGAAAAGGCTAGAAAGTTCGTAAGGTCAATTAAAGCATGTAATCCAACGCTGCTTTTAGGAGGATATTGGGGATTAATGAAAGTGGTAGTTGATGAGGCGTTAAAAGAGAACATGAAAACTGTCTTGATATTACCCATCGAGAGGGAAGATGTTACAATTCCTAGAGATGTAATTTCAATAAAATCTGGTTGTGAGTTTAGATGCAGATCCGTAATCCTTGTTAGGTCTGGTGATATACTAGTTTCATTGGGAGGAGGTGTTGGAACGGAAATAGAAATAATGATTGCTTACGCAATGGGAAAGCCAATATTTGCATTATCTAATACGGGGTTGAGCACTGATCAGTTCGCCAAGGCATTTCCAGAATATATTGACGATAGAAAAGTCATTAAGATAAGGTATTTTGAGGATTCAGAGGAGATGGCTAAGGAGATTTGCAAGAGTGAGATGAAAAGTGCGAAGACTACTTTCGGCTAA
- a CDS encoding ABC transporter ATP-binding protein, protein MAIEVENLQKKFADREVLKGVSFTVRRGSITGFIGPNGAGKTTTIKILSGLLKKDKGVVKVFGEDPWDNPKVMEMISVIFTNLIHPQENTVGEYLRDLGNVYGKREIVDYLISEFKLTSQLNKKLYQLSSGLAQRVQLVAALIKEAELIIADEPTANLDPSFRMEFYEIVKRLNRKNDVTFFISSHILSELEKVITDVVFINDGRISYTGRMNQALSGVGEEEIYVMVNDSERALKVLGGILEGPYIKVKGKLREIVDKLDDSGIEIISIRRSSLDDAFKKFSNI, encoded by the coding sequence ATGGCAATTGAAGTTGAGAACTTACAGAAGAAGTTTGCCGATAGAGAAGTACTTAAGGGTGTCAGTTTTACAGTTAGAAGGGGTTCAATTACTGGTTTTATTGGACCAAATGGTGCTGGAAAGACAACTACAATAAAAATACTTTCCGGACTACTAAAAAAGGATAAAGGGGTAGTTAAAGTATTCGGGGAAGATCCTTGGGATAACCCAAAGGTTATGGAAATGATTTCAGTAATTTTCACTAACTTAATTCATCCTCAAGAAAACACGGTAGGAGAATATTTGAGAGATCTAGGAAATGTGTATGGAAAGAGGGAGATAGTTGACTATCTAATTAGTGAATTCAAGTTAACATCGCAACTGAACAAGAAACTTTATCAATTGTCTTCAGGTTTAGCCCAAAGAGTTCAATTAGTAGCCGCGCTGATAAAGGAGGCAGAGTTAATAATAGCTGATGAACCAACTGCAAATTTGGATCCCTCCTTTAGAATGGAATTCTACGAGATAGTAAAGAGGCTGAATAGGAAAAATGATGTAACGTTTTTCATTTCGTCCCATATTCTCTCCGAGCTTGAAAAAGTTATAACTGATGTAGTATTTATTAACGATGGAAGAATATCATACACTGGTAGGATGAACCAGGCCTTAAGTGGAGTTGGAGAGGAAGAGATTTACGTGATGGTAAACGATTCTGAAAGGGCCTTGAAGGTATTGGGAGGAATATTGGAGGGACCGTATATTAAGGTTAAAGGTAAACTAAGGGAAATAGTTGACAAGTTGGATGATAGTGGAATTGAGATTATAAGTATTAGGAGGTCTTCATTGGATGATGCGTTCAAGAAGTTTTCAAATATTTAG